TTTGGTCAGCTTTCCAGGTACAAGCTGAACCTTACCAAAAGTGTGCTTTTCCCCTTAAGTAGTAAAGTAAATATGTCAGATTTCACCAATCTGCCATTCAGAATTGAAAGACAAAACTTCACATATCTGGGTACCACTGtgacaaaaaaatccaaaacataaaaacctgTTCAAAGAGAACTTGACTCCACTCTTAAATCCCTCATAAAATAGACACCGCTTTCAATGTCTCTGGTAGAACATATCAATTCAATTAAAACGACTATACTATTTAAATTTCTATATCTTTCTCAGTAATAGCAATACCTATTTTTATTCCCATTATGTTTTTTAATGAGCTGAACTCGATTTTTTTCATCCTACATCTGGCAGGGTAAATGCCCATGGCTTAATAAGATACATCTTCAAAAACCTAAAGAGGAGGGGGGAGTTTGCCCTCCccaatttcctgttttattattgGGCTGCCAACCTTAGGTGCTTAGTgttctggtatttttaccaTAACCTGAGGGAAAATATGGGGCCAGTTTAGGAAATACTTTAAACTCTATGATTTTTCCCCTCTAAGCCCCATTGCATTTTATCATCTCTTTAAACCATCTGATCAGGATGGGGTGTTCCTAGAGTGGCACAGGAGGGGTCTTACTCATTTTATGGACTTTTTCATAGGGAACAAATTAGCATCATTTGAACAACTTAGCCATAAATATGGTCTACCACAATTCTACCACCTAGGACAGGGACCTGGgtaggagttttttttttttttgaagtataTTGTTTAAATAGACTATATATTTGATTCATTTGTACCCATGGGCTCTTATTTGAATGCATAAAGgagacatttaaataaaaagacagtgatttaaagagaaatattttttgttcAGCAGGCTGAAACTCACTCTGATCCACAAAAGAAGGACCTTGTCAAGGTGCGAGCAGACCGTGCGGTGTGTGAACCCGAGTGAGGACCCAGTAGCAGGACACAGAGGCCTGCTATTGGATAATAAGGAAGTGAATTAACAAGATGGCGAACTTTTATTATAACTCAACATAATAACCTTACACATCCAGGGGGACACAATCTAGTAACATTTAAACTGGGAAATactaacaaagaaaagcaggagACAGAGGAACATGAGAAACACAGGGACACACTGCCACATGTGATAAGATATAAGAGTCTGACAAGTGACAACggggaagactgagacaataaatacataatcaGGGAACAGACAACAGGTGGGGAACACAGCTCAACACAATTGGAAAACAagacaaggaagtaaaactaaacacagagcacaagagacaaattcaggggctgcaccCGTCGAAGGACACATCACAGCGAGGTGATAAAGGCTGTGCATATTCAAAGGCTCCTCCAAATGCAGGTTTCCCCGGATTTAATGTCTTACTAGAATGCTGTCAATATACATTAAAGTTTgctattaaatatatttaccCAACTTGAATTTTCATCACATGAAGGTGAATCCCatttaattctttaattaattattcagtaaaattttttagattcaactcattgtgcgcacaaggtacacaacgaaatgatctttccagatcactcatccagagacaagcatctgtggtcatgcagccagagaccggcgctaccgttaggcaatgtgatttaagtgtcttgcccaaggacacaacgcagcacagggacaggggctcgaacctgcaaccttctggctgcaaggcgagcgcctacccactgcaccactgccataGAATCTATTGATAGAATAGAATCTATTGATGaaatagcaacctcactttaatcatttttttaaaattgagaatttcattattgCGGAGTAATGAGAGTAAGAgacaaactgctttaatgtcCCCAGTTTAACcgttaatctgatctaagaacagcttcactgatagatgatggctctctgacagccacagcagagatgtttcactgtgttactgttaaaggtcagagttcagtcataattttatatttagttGACACCATGcagggcagctttccaagtctgtaattaACATTATCAGAAATCATtatcagaaatgtctcagctttataggctttacatttttcagtagaGATTTGGGTGGATGGCCCATGTTaaataaagaatgcagatcgtgttgGGAAAATGAAGCCACTATGAACGGATctggactggatgagctgggaaatgactagagcctgaactggatctggatcctcctgctgtgcaagtGGACTCGGACACAGTTTGCAGATCCATTATAGAACTATGATTTACGTGATTGACAGCGGAAAATATGTtgagattcatactctgaatttcagataCCATAACTTTCATGCTGACAACATTTAAGTCACTCTAAATACACTTAATTTagttttcaagtcttaaaaacattttgagataaatgatcgatcattgatcagtgtgtttgtgtaaagcTTCACACCGATCAGATTACATCAAAATCTGATGTAAACAGTGAtgatacagtaaatgtttcagaggaactgactgacagtcctACAACTGCAGCTGTGCTGATCTGTGACATCATCGTTGTCTGCATCCTCATAGCCTGTTGATGAGGGAACagctgtaaaagcttcatgttacgtacaaaaataaACTAACATCTAACTAActggatttcagtgcttgtctGCAAAGGAATTCGCTCTTTGACACTCTGACAGCGATTtgatgaatgaggaaatgagttTCAGACAGGTGGTTTGGGTGCAACAGAAGGGGAGGAGTCAGAAAGAAACTCAGAGTCTGCTGAATAgaacctgccagcgagcaggttaaATTCACAGAGtctctctttctggaacagtTTCCACTATTTTcgggttaacaaacccagagattttagctaaacctgctttctggaatcGGGCCCTGAAGTAGAACtataacaaagaataaaaaccaaatgcaaactgggaaacacaagagAAGAGATCCTAagagaactaaacacaaaatgctgggcatacGGCTCAGGACCACGATGGACCTGTTTTAACACTACAGTGCAGCAATCtagccagagaaaaaaaatcagtctggcATCGGCAACATGTGCCCACTTGCTAATGCAGTGATAGAACAGTTCATAAGGAACCAGTGAAATTCTTATCACAGCACAAGATGACCTCAGTATGGCGCAGCGCCCAGCGGtgaaccgctggctagaaccctgacaCATCTGTGTCCAATTATGCTCCAACACTATCCAAGAATGTGATTATagttttttaaatatctttagTAATAGATGATTAAATCTACACCAAATCTAATTCATTCAGTGCTTTTTGTCTTAGATATTTCTCCAAGCAGTAGACAGCGATGGGATCTGTGTCTGCATCAAACTTGTTGGCAAAGAGGTGATGCTGCTCAATCAACCATTGCAGGTCTCCAGGGCCATACACACATACTGATCTGACGTGGTGGCCTTTGCACTCTGGGTATACTGCTTGCAGTGAACCCTGTGACCCCTCGTGCCAGGGCCACTTCACCATACGTGCAATTGCATTCATATCTGTCATGTCGAATTTATGGTTGGGCCATGTTGAGCCAGGAACACCAGGAATTCGTTGTATTGTTGCCCACAGAAACTCATCAGGACTGTAGGTATCTTTGGCCCACTCAATGAGCGCCAGTACTCGCTTGTCTTCCAACACACTGCGAACATAACCTCGGTTCACCACGATGTAGGCATTTCCTGATAGAAGGGGCAGATTGAAGGGAGGTGGATCCTTTGTTTTTCCTGTAGACTAGCATAAATAAATAGTTAATTAATATGATCATGAGTCAGTCTGAATAGAAAGTTTTTACAATGGCAAAGTTAACTGATCAATAGCTATTTAATATCCCAAAGAAGTACCTGGATTTTTCCATCAACTGTGTGGAAAACAGTAGTCACCCTCCACTTCTTTCCAGGAGACATTGCCTCTGTCTCCAAACTGTTCCCCCCTTTCAGTGAACGCAAAGTCTGCACAATTTCCAAGTTGGTTTTTAGAGGGAAATCTTGGCCACAGAGGTTGATGAAGtatttccatgttgtactggcATTATAGAGATCAGCCATACAGTTAAGGTCAGCCTGAACACGTGTCCATCCAGCATAGACCACGCTCACAGCctcactgaccatgaacacattTGGGAAACAGGAAACAATGCCCTTGATGGCAGAAAAGACTGAGGCCGGTGACTTTTTGTCCACATGgacacagtaaatattttgaggTGTGTAGACAGCTCGTAGTAGTCGCTCAAAGTTTTGAACCTGTGGATAAAAAGAATTCAATTgtctttattaaatgtttttgctgGAACTGTTTAAAGCAGCAATTTAGCAAATGATCAAAACCAAAGCAGCAATGTGGGATATTCATCATACCTATAACACTGATTCTGATAAgaaattttaaaacaacaagATTACTGTTATAACATCCTGACTATGGCAggctgttttaacataaaatgttTGTCTGACCATATGTAattacatttaagatatctaaaactgcaaaacaacattttgactatccataatggtaatttaagatatctgcaaatacattctgactagtattaacaataattcaagatatctttaattacattttgacgagtaaaaattcctttcaagatatctcaaatgactTCATCGAATTCATTATTTGACACACatctatggcaggccgttttatcataaaatccgattcaccacacttacattccaaATATCTGAAATTGGtttatgactagacgtattagtaaatgaatatatctctaattatattttgactagacaaaatacctatttgagatagctctaattacattctgacttgTCAAACTGACGTCAGATTTACCGTTGAGTGGAATGGAGGCttcaatttaagatatcttcaatgaatTACTGTCTGAAACACctatttcagatatctacagttgaattatgactagtcagaaagTTATATCAATATATCTCGTTTGTTGTTCTGACTAGTCCTAATTCTAATTAAAGGTATCTTGAATGACACagtaattaaaatatataatacgTCTagacataaatcaatttcagatatctggaatgtaagtgtgatgattttatgtttaaatggCCTGCCATATCCTGACAGtgatatttatacattttgaaATGCTCCCTACAGAggcacagaataaaaataagagcTGGTTTTGCAAACTAAAATGTGTCCTTGTAGCAAGTAAACTGAACGTCATATTTAAGATCTGTTGTGTTTGCCTCTAATACTAGAAATGCCAGCAGTTTCTAATATTTCTAaattatttgcattttcttgtttttatgacaggtgatttaataaatttattaagGGCGCCttggtggcttagtggtgaagctggcgaccacatacatatgccgcgttgtggtgcgggcggcgcgggttagtgtcccggcctgtcgccaatttgcccgcgtgtcttcccctgtatctttcccccatttcctgtctctccactgctaacaaaagccgctgtggccaaaaacgcaaaaaaataaataaataaatttattaagCAGTGTACATTTTATCCATTAGCAATTAAAGCATTGTTTAGACCTATGCAATGTTTTTCAGTATACTAAGATTTTAGATCTTACATACCTTGTGATGTACAACCATAGAGTAAGCCAGAGGAAAGGCCTCTTCTTCCTTGCTTAATGGCAATGTTATGTATTTCCTGCTTACTTTGAATTTCCTGTAAATTCACAGTTTTGAAGAAGCAATGCTGTTTCTAAAGTCTGTACATTTAAATAATGATTAAGAATTAAACAGTCACTGAAACCTGTCATTTAAATCCACAAACCTGCAGTCTTGGGTTGCATTGATATAATACTCATCAGGGATCTGAATCCTCTTCTGGAAGTCTTTGGTGACAGTCAGTAACTTGGCTTGCAGCAATTCCTCCTGCTCTCCCTGCAGGATTGCTGAACAGTTGCAAATGTTCTCTGGGCTGCTGTCATCATCGGTATACTCCAGCCATCGATACCTGAAGATGAAGACAGGACCTCTGCCTGTTTTCACCTGCCTCAATAGGAAAAGCATCCATAGTGATCCCAGTACACCAATGAACTGCAATAACCGTAGCTGCCAGCCTCTTTTTGGAAACCGCATTATTTGCAGTAAGATGAGAACCTCAAATACAATGTTACAAGTGTGAGACCTGCTAGAAATGTCTGAGACCTCTGGCACCATAAAACAATAATGGAATTATGTTTGCTAATGTTTAGAGAAGTTCCTTTCATGAAGGTATGCTGATAGGTCCATAGGTTACTGCACCTGCAACCAAGACAAGAGGTCAGATGAGAATAGTATTTCATAGAAATATGCCTAAATAACAATTTAGATGTCATGGTCCCCGAGTCATTGACCCAGTATTTCGTGTttggtcatttctttattttggggGGTTTAAGAAGTGGTTCATGTGCCTAGTTTCTATTAatagttctttgtgtttttgttagttaTTATTGAGTTTATTATGTTCTTTCTTTCAGTTTACCCTGTCTCCCCGGAGTTCCTCATGGACCGCTTAGTCTCTGTCAGCCATGTCTCCTTGTTTAGTTCTTCCTCAGTTATTTTGTTAATCATGTATCCGTGTGCACAATTAGTTACTTCCTATGTCTCTATATTAGATTTAGTTCAGCTGTGTTTTCCTCCAGGTGTCCATCCTTTGCCCTCCTCACTTTGTGCATTTATTCCCTTAGCTGGTCTTAGGCCCTTGTCGCATCATTCTGTTTCTGAACTGCTGTGACAGGCAGgttgaggaccccaatgcaggactcgagAAGCAGTGTTTAAAACTCAGAATCCTCAGCTGGAAAGGCTGAACCAAACAGAGCTGGATGGGCCAGCACAACAGGTCACAAAACACACTTGATCACAGggctgggagggaaacaggaagtaaaactaaacacaatgcacacagAACAGGGgagtaggaaaataaaacaggaggagAGGACAGGTAAACAAAAACGTGACACAACAGTGgaagtaaaatgaaaaacagaacacGTGAGACAAgggacaaagacacagaggaaTGAAACACTCAGGAACACAGGGACACACGCCTGACCACAAGAATAAAGGGAACCAGGAACTCAATAACGATAAATATAACAATGCAAGACTCTAACCTGAGCAAACTAGAACACAAAGTACTCAGCCTTCACCACATATGACTATAGGTTGTAACATATCATCGCTATCAAATACAGTTCATCTTAAAGCAACAGATAAAAGTAGTGTTTATATTtaggaacaaacaaaaacaggttcAAAGATGAGGAAGAGTACTTCTAACTTCATATATCAAACCTAACTCCCTGCAAGGTCAGATCTTCTTGCCATATTTCACCTTTAtgaatgtcagaaaaaaaaaatcattttagcaTCTTGTACTGAAATGTAAAACAACACTATCTACATGGCAATCTTATCAGTTACATCATAAAACTGGCTCGACTAGTTCAAGGAATTTGTTGTACAGAAAACAAGAGTACAAAAGAGTATGGTACCATCCTGTTactcaaaataatatttaaaatttaatgtaTGTAATTTAAATGTGTATAATATAAACGTAAAACAACTTTAGACATCAGGGAATCTCAATAGGCTTAACATCATAAAGCTGTTACCAAGTTTTTTACATTGTACCCAAAATTCCAATACTTGCATGTATTTATCTTGCAGCActacatttaattatttaattttgtttaatagttttttcttctgaagaaacaaaattaaattgtCCTCAGtgatcagccttttttttttgcttgcgtGAACATTTGTGTAACAATAAATAGAATTTTCCTTACATTGTTTTGAATTTCTGAACAAAAAGACACTAACCTTTCAGAGCACTTCAAATCAGtggctgcagttgtacagcgaAATTCCAGAGTCACAAAAGGGCTGGAGCAGTAGTATATGACCAGCACCTCACCTCAGGGAGCATTTATTTCAGCTCTCAGAGCAATGCATTCCACCACCGTGGCCTAACGTATTACTTGCATCACTGTGAAAGAGTATGTATAAGCTACCAGACCAGTTCTAGGTTCACACGAGTGGTGTAACAAAAGACTAGAATCAGATACCTTTAAATGAAAAAGCTGGCACTTTTAATAACATAAACACAATAGTTTTCACTTAACCCAACTTGGTTTGAGATTCCATGCTTAGGTTGTTTCTTTAAAGTTTCAGCTCTTAGTTTATGAAAATTTCATCTAAAAACTCTCTTTTCAGTTTCTggaatttctttctttccagaCGGCTCTGTTCCATGCAGAGTTAGTAGACCCAATTAAGTAGTATCTTTAAATTTGAATCTCAGGAGTCAGGCTCACCATCCAATgtcttgtgtgtgcatgtaggtGTGCTACAATCACCACTTCTTCAGCCAGCAACGTTGTatgagctcacctgtttgcttTATGATGCAAACTTCCTTGCCCAGCAAAACTACCTTCAGAAAACCTACAGGGAATTTTCCTTGAAGGTTCTCTGAAGGTTACACTTTGGAGAACATTCTATGAATGTTCCTagaatgtttgttttgtataaCCTTCTGAATGTTCCTTGATTGTCGTCTAAGGTTTTCACagaacataagaaaattaaacaggttaaacaaattaaagttgtaatgttgtgttttaatttCATGTGTGGTGTCCAAATATAAGTGATAAATGTAATAAAGCTTTGAAATAATATATATGTGTCTTAGAATAACTCAATTGATGgagatctttttcttttgtttgaaagCACAGAATGTGCTACTGGACATTTAGATCTGTACACTAATTCCACTTGGTGATGGTAGTTTACCAATTTGTGGTTTTCCAACTGCTAATAAATCTCAAAGAAGAATCTCAGTCCaagtttttaactttttaacttCAGGAGAACATTGAGAATTGGAATTACGGATGTAAAAGATTATGTAAAGTTTAGAGGTTAACTTATACTTCAGTTAGTTTATAGGGATGCAGTTACAGAAGCTAAGCATatacatatttgcatttatatttagtgtttacatgtttttgtaaGTACGTTAGGATGTTTATTAATGCACATTTCAGTGAAGTTTTAATACTGTGTTGAATGTACCTTTGTGGTTTTCCCATATTTACCTAAGGCTAGGAGTTTCAGGCTTCTGATTGGTTGTGTGAGTCACACGGGAAGTGGGAACAAAGAAGTTGCTGTGTACACAAATGTGGTGCAATAAACAAAGAGGCTGCTGAGAAAATTATCCGTCTCCATTGTGCTGTTTCTTTTAGTTGAGAGAGAATCAGTGGCATATCCCGAACCCTCACGTTACAATTATCTACATTTTCATGACAATATTTCttgtctttatttcttcttttcagcTTGTGGACTGTTTCCTAATGAATATTTTGAGTTCACTGAATAACCTTTAACatgtaatatttaatattgctaACTAAGCTATTTGTGGGCTGATATAATGACATATTTAGCATACTAACATTTGTAGAAAATATGAAGATGAAGATGTGTATTTTGTGTCAAAAAAGGTAGACTGTTAACAGGGTCAGGATGAG
This sequence is a window from Archocentrus centrarchus isolate MPI-CPG fArcCen1 chromosome 9, fArcCen1, whole genome shotgun sequence. Protein-coding genes within it:
- the LOC115786067 gene encoding beta-1,3-galactosyl-O-glycosyl-glycoprotein beta-1,6-N-acetylglucosaminyltransferase-like, coding for MRFPKRGWQLRLLQFIGVLGSLWMLFLLRQVKTGRGPVFIFRYRWLEYTDDDSSPENICNCSAILQGEQEELLQAKLLTVTKDFQKRIQIPDEYYINATQDCRKFKVSRKYITLPLSKEEEAFPLAYSMVVHHKVQNFERLLRAVYTPQNIYCVHVDKKSPASVFSAIKGIVSCFPNVFMVSEAVSVVYAGWTRVQADLNCMADLYNASTTWKYFINLCGQDFPLKTNLEIVQTLRSLKGGNSLETEAMSPGKKWRVTTVFHTVDGKIQSTGKTKDPPPFNLPLLSGNAYIVVNRGYVRSVLEDKRVLALIEWAKDTYSPDEFLWATIQRIPGVPGSTWPNHKFDMTDMNAIARMVKWPWHEGSQGSLQAVYPECKGHHVRSVCVYGPGDLQWLIEQHHLFANKFDADTDPIAVYCLEKYLRQKALNELDLV